From the Candidatus Binataceae bacterium genome, the window CAGCGGCGTCGAGTCTGCGCCGGGGGTCAAGGATCCGGATAAACTCAGGAGCTTTGTCGCGAATGCAAAATCTTCCAGATAGGCACGGGCACTTCGGCGAGTTCGGCGGTCGTTATGTCGCCGAGACCCTGATGCCTGCGCTGGTCGAGCTGGAACGCGCTTACCGGGTCGCGCGGCGCGACCCGGCCTTCCGCGCCGATTTGCAGCGCTACTCGCGCGAGTACGTGGGACGTCCGACGCCGCTTTATTTTGCGGCCAATCTGACCACCCGGTTGGGCGGCGCGAAAATTTATCTGAAACGTGAAGATCTCTGCCACACCGGCGCGCACAAGGTGAACAACACGCTCGGCCAGGCGCTGCTCGCCGTGCGGATGGGCAAGTCGCGGATCACGGCCGAGACCGGCGCCGGCCAGCATGGCGTGGCAACCGCCACGATGGCGGCGCTCTTCCAGCGCCAGTGCGAGGTCTTCATGGGCAGCCTCGACGTCGAGCGCCAGTCGCTCAACGTCTTTCGGATGAAACTGCTCGGGGCCAAGGTCACCGCGGTGGACGCCGGCAGCCGCAGCCTCAAGGACGCGCTCAACGAGGCGCTGCGCGACTGGATCGCGACCGTGCGCGACACCTACTACCTGATCGGCACCGCCGCCGGGCCGCATCCGTACCCGATGATCGTGCGCGACTTCCAGTCGGTGATCGGGCGCGAGGCACGCCGTCAGATTCTCCAATACGAGGGTCGGCTGCCCGACGCACTGGTCGCGTGCGTCAACGGCGGCTCCAACGCGATCGGGCTTTTCTACCCGTTTATCCGCGACCACCAGGTGCGCATGTACGGCGTCGAAGCCGGCGGGCTCGGGCTCAACGGAGCGGCGCACGCCGCGACGCTGAATGCCGGCAGCGTCGGTGTGCTGCACGGCAATCGTACCTACCTGTTGCAGGACGAGCTCGGGCAGGTTCGCGAAACCCACTCGATCGCCGCCGGCTTGGATTACCCGGGCGTCGGCCCCGAGCACGCATGGCTCAAGGAGGTCGGCCGCGCGCAATACTTCACAGTGACCGACGCCGAGGCGCTCGAAGCCCTGCGCCTGCTCGCCGAGAGCGAGGGCATCATCCCGGCGCTGGAAAGCGCGCACGCGGTTGCTTACGCGGCGCGGGTCGCGCCGACGATGGCGAAAGACCGGGTTATAGTGGTCAACCTCTCCGGGCGCGGCGACAAGGATATGCAGACCGTCGCGCGCGCATTGGGCGTGACGCCGTGAGGGCGATACGATGAGCGAGCGAGCGACGAGCGAAGGCGCCGCGGGCACCATGCCCAAAGCGTCCGCAATCGGGCGCGGGCGGATCGCGCGCAAGTTCGCCGAGCTGCGCACGCGCAACGAGGCCGCGCTGGTGCCCTTCATCGTCGCCGGCGACCCCAGCCTCGACGCGACGCGCGCGCTGGTGCGCGAGTTTCAGGCGCGCGGCGCCGACCTTATCGAGCTCGGTGTGCCGTTCTCGGATCCTACCGCCGACGGCCCCGCCAACCAGCGCGCGATCGCGCGCGGGCTTGCCTCGGGAGCGTCGCTGACCGCGATCCTGGCAACGGTCGGCGAGCTGCGGCGCGAAACCGAAATTCCGATCATCCTGTACGGCTACTACAATCCGATCCTGCGCTACGGATGCGAGCGGCTGTGCGTCGATGCCGCGCGCGCCGGCGTTGACGGGTTGCTGGTCGTCGATTTGCCACCCGAGGAGGCGGGCGAACTGGCGCGCCCGGCCCACGCTCATGGGCTCGACCTGATCTATCTGCTCGCGCCGACCACGCCCGCCGACCGTGCCCGGCGGACCGCTCGCGTGGGCAGCGGCTTTCTCTATTACGTCTCGGTCACCGGAGTGACCGGCGCTCGGACCAGCCTCGCGGTCGATCTCGAGGAACGCGTGCGCGCGCTGCGCGCCATGACCAAACTCCCGGTGGGCGTCGGATTTGGAATCTCGACACCCGAACAGGCGGCGGCGGTTGCCGTCTTCGCTGACGCGGTGGTGGTTGGCAGCGCGCTTTCGTTGATAATCGAGCGCGAGGGCGCCGGCTCCGGGCTCCCCGCGGCGGTGGGCGAACTGGTAGGTGCGATGAAGGCCGCGATGCGCGCGGCGCGCGCCCGCGCCGAGGCCGCGGCGCAAGGCTGAGCTAGGGGCCGATGGCGGCGGAGGGTTGAACGATGGGCGAACGGACGCATAGCGAGCAGCCAAGCGCAGCCCAGGCCGCGGCAGCCGCGGAAGATTTGTGGATCAAATGTCCCGGATGCCGCGAGATCGCGTTTCGCAAGGAGGTCGAGCGTAATCTCAACGTCTGCCTCAAGTGCGGCTTCCATCATCGCCTCACGGTCGAGCAGCGGCTGGCGATCACGCTCGACCGCGGCACTTGGCGCGAGCTCTTCGCCGAGATAGCGGCCGGCGATCCGCTCCAGTTTCGCGATTCCAAGCCCTATCCGGAGCGGCTCGCGCAGGCCCAGCGCGCCTGCGGGCGCAACGACGCCGTCGTCACCGGCGTGGGCAAGATCGAGGGCCAGGCGCTCGCGCTTGGGGTGATGGACTTCAACTTCATGGGCGGGAGCATGGGCACGGCGGTGGGGGAGAAACTTTTTCGGCTCGTCGAGCACGCGCTCGCGCGGGGCCTGCCGGTGGTGATCTTTTGCGCCTCCGGGGGCGCGCGGATGCAGGAGGGTGCGCTCTCGCTGATGCAGATGGCAAAGGTGGCGGGCGCGCTGGGTCGCTTGCGCGACGCTTGCCTGCCCTATTTTTCGGTGATGTGCGACCCGACCACGGGCGGGGTGGCGGCGTCGTTTGCGATGCTCGGTGACCTCAACCTGTCCGAGCCGGGCGCCCTGATCGGCTTTGCCGGGCGGCGGGTAATTGAGCAGACCACCAACCAGGTGCTACCCGAGGGGTTCCAGCGCGCCGAGTTTCTGCTTGCGCACGGGATGCTCGACGCGATCGTGCCGCGCGCGGAGATGCGCGCGACGCTCGCCCGGTTGCTGACGATGCTCACCGCGCGCCCGCGCCGCCGCCGGAGCACGGCGGCCTAGCGTTCAGCGCTCCGGCAGCCGGACGCAGGGCGGCGTAAGATCGGGAGCCATTAAGCGGTCACATTACCTTTAGGCTTCCGCGCGCGCTTCGGGCTAGAATTCAGCCGCGATGGAACGGATGTCCCGGACGCTGGAGTGGCTCTACTCGCTCGAAGGGCGGGGCGAGATCTACAAGCTCGAGCGGATGGACCAGGCGTTGGCGCTGATCGGCGATCCCCACCGCCGCCTGCGCGCGGTCCATATCGCGGGCACCAAGGGCAAAGGCTCGGTGGCCGCGATGCTCGACGCGGTGCTGCGTGCCGCGGGGCTGCGAGTCGGGCTTTACACCAAGCCGCACCTGGTCCAGCTGACCGAGCGCACGCGAATCGACGGCGCCGAGATGCCCGCGCGGATGATGCTCGAGTATATCGAGCGGCTGCGTGTGATTTACGAACGCGCGGGGCTGGCGCTGACCTTCTTCGAGTTCACGGTTGCCCTGATGTTCCTGTACTTCGCCGAGGCCGGGGTCGATATTGCGGTTATCGAGACCGGGCTTGGCGGGCGGCTCGACTCGACCAACGTCGTGACGCCGCTGGTGAGCGTGATAACGCCGATCGGGTTCGACCATATGGACCGTCTCGGCTATACCATCTCGGCAATCGCGGCGGAGAAGGGCGGGATCATCAAGCCCGGCGTGCCGGTGGTGATCGGCGCGCGCGACCCCGAGGCGCGGACCGTGTTGACTTCGATCGCCACCCAGCGCCGCAGCGCTGTCCGGCTTATCGAGCGCGACTTTACTTATTGTTCACATTCCCCTGCTCATCGGCTTGACTATTCCGGTCTGGGGCTTAACCTTGAGCAAGTTGAGCTGGGGGTAGCCGGGCCATTTCAGCACGAGAACGCCGCCATCGCCTTGGCGGCGCTCGAGGCCCTTCGGGCGCTGGGTTGGCGGTTGGAGGAGGGGGCGATACGGCAGGGGCTCAATGCGGTGCGCTGGCCGGGGCGGTTCGACGTGGTATCGCGCCGGCCGCAGGTCATCCTGGATTGCGCGCACAACGAACTCAGCATCAGCGCCCTGCTCGAAACGGTCGCGATGGAGCTCGGACCGGCGGTCAGGCCGCGCCTGATCTTCGGCTGTCTCGAGGACAAGCAGTGGGCGAAAATGGCGGCGATGCTCGCACCGCGCGTGCGCGACGCGACCCTGACGCGGGTTCAGCCCAAGCGTCCGCTGGAGCCGGAAAACCTGCTGCCGCTGTTCGCCGCGCAGGTTCCCGCGCGCGTAATCCGCGAGCCGTTGCGCGCGCTGGAGCGGGTAATGGGCGAGAGCGGCCCCGACGACGTTATACTGGTGACCGGCTCGGTCTACCTGGTGGGCGAAGTCTATCCCTATTTTCTCAGGCGGCAGGGCAGGCGGGGGTTGTTTCCTGAAGCTGCAATCTAAAGCGCTGGGCCTGGCGGCTGCGATGTTCGCAGCGGGTGCGCTCGCTGCGTCCGCGGCGCGCGCTCAAAACCAGACCTCGCTTATCCTCCAGGCCCATCACGGCCCGGTCGACGTCACCGCGCGCCGGTTCGAGTACGATTACAAGACCGATACCTTCGTGGCGACCGGCGACGCCGTGGTCACCCAGGCGGCGAGCACGCTGAGCGCCGACCGCATTGAGCTCCTACGCCGCCAGCATCGCGCAGCCGCCTACGGCAACGTCCACCTCAATGATCCTCTCGGCGATCTGTTCGGTTCCGAGGCCAAGGTCGATTACGCCAACGAGACCGCCGAGCTGACCGACGGCAAGCTGATTGCCTCGAACCACACCTACCGGCTGAGCGGTAAGAAGATCTACAAGTTGCTCGGCCAGCGCTACAAGGTGACCGACGGCTTCTTTACGACCTGCGGCTGCGGCGGCGATACTCCGGACTGGTCGATCTCCGGGGCCGACATCGACGTGCACGTCGGCGACAAGGGCGTAGCGCGCAACGCGCATTTCGACGTGTTGGGCCATCCGGTGATTCCGCTGCCCTACGCGATATTCCCGACCGATACCTCGCGCAGCAGCGGGTTTCTGAGCCCGCGGGTCGGGACCTCGGGGCTGCGCGGCTTCCAGTACGTGCAGCCGTTCTACTGGGCGATCGACAAGAGCTCCGACTTCACGATCGCCTCCGACGTGGAGACCAAGATGCGCGTCGGCGCACTTGCCGAATACCGCCTGCAGAACGGCGACGACGACTACCTGCGAGTGGACGGCGCGTTCATGGACGAGAGCCTGCGCTCGCAAGCGAGCCGAGTCGGCGACGTTATCGACAACCAGATCGCCGACCCCCACATCCCGATCAATCGCTACGACATCATCGGCACCCTGCGCCAGCATCTGACGCCCGAGCTCACCGCCTACGCCGACGCCATCTCGGTCAGCGACAGCCTCTACCTGCGCGAGATGAATATCTGGACGCTCTCGCGCGGCTTCGGCAACAGCTACAACACGATGCGCAACGCGCCGGCCGACTTCGGGGTCATCGACAGCTTCGAAAACGGCTTCGCACGCCTGGGCGGAGTGTGGAACCAGGACCTCATCCAGCCCCAGGAATTCGCCCTACAGACGCTGCCTGAGCTGCTGGTGAGCGGGCGCAAGGAGCTGTTTGGCGGCTTCGCGTATGCCGACTACAACTTGCAGGCGGACAACTTTTGGCGCTCCGAGGGCGTAACCGGCACGCGGCTCGATCTCAACCCACAACTGACGGTACCGTGGCGGCTGGGCGACTACCTCTACGGATGGGGCGGGCTCGGGATGCACGAGACGGTGTACGACGTCTCGGGTCACGAGATCGCGGTCACTCCGGTGGGCACCCAGGGATTGAAGTACAACAATGCGCTGTCGCGCGGGGTGCTGGAGCAGGGCGGGATGTTCTCGCGTGAGCTGCCCTACGCCAATTTCGGCGCCAGCACCATTATCGAGAGAATCTACGACGTCAACTGGAAATCGATCAGCAAGCTTAAGCACACGATCGAGCCCTTCGTTTATTACAACTTTGTTCCGAACATCGACCAGAACGACCTGCCGCTGTTCGACGAGATCGATCGGATAAACGGGCGCAGCCTTCTGACCTATGGCGCGACCTCGCGGATCTTTATCCGTTCCGCGCCGCAGGTTTTCACTAACGACACCAGCGCGGGAGAAAGCGACGAAGAGCAGCCGGTCGCCGCGGCAGGCGTCGGTCCGAAGGCCGGGATGGTCCGGCAGATCGCCGAATTCCAGCTCCTGCAGGCCTACGACACCAGTCACGCGGTCGCCAAGGGCGGCTCGCGCTGGTCCGATCTTCAGGCGACCGCCTTCGTGACGCCGCCCGGGGTGTCGTCGTCGATCGGCTCGCAACTGGGCTACGACCCGCGCGAAAACCGGATCAGCTACTCCAGCGTCTATCTGACCTTGCAGCCGCCCGGCTCGGCGGCCGCGCCGAGCCTCTACATGGGCCGCGCACTGATGGGTTCTTTCCTCCAGATCTCCTACAACTATATCGCGCCCGGCCCGAGCGCGCTGGAACCGGGCGTCAACTCGAACTTTTTCGAGTTTTTTACCTTGCGCGCCTACTACGATCTGTTCGACCGGCTCGGCGTCTTCGTCGCTCCCTCCTATGACATCGTTCACGGCAAGCTGCTCTCGGCCGAGTACGGTGTGCGCGTCAAGTCGCCGTGCAACTGCTGGGCGGTTGACGTCGGTGTGACCAAGTCGACCAACCCCGACGAGACGGCTGTCCAGTTCATGGTGACGCTGGGCGGGATCGGCTCGGTGGGCCAGAACCCCTTCGGCCGCAGCCCCTTCCAGCATCCGGTCGGACCGCTGCCCGGCCTCTACTAGCCGCCCGTTCGAAGCAACCCCGGCGGCCGCGCCGGCGCCGGCGCCGAGGTACGCTCTTGCGGCGGCTTCGCTCCGAACGTTATAGCCATATCGTCAGACCGGCGTGCCGCCGACGGCGGCGCCCGCAATGAAGCAAAGATGGAAACACACGAAAAGACCGGGCCCTCGGCCACGATCGACGTCGAAGGGCTGCGCCGCTTCCTGCGCGATCAGAAGCTCGGCGACGCCGACGACCTGCGCTGCGAGAACATCTCCTTCGGCCACTCCAACGAAGTTCACCTGATCCACTTTGAGGGCCATTCATGGGCGCTGCGCCGCCCGCCGCGCGGACCGTTGCTCCCCACCGCGCACGACGTGCTGCGCGAGTACCGCGTACTCAAGGCGCTCCAGCCCACGCCAGTGCCGATCCCGCGGGTGTACGCCGCCTGCGACGACTCCGCTTACATCGGCGCGCCGTTCTACCTGATGGAGTACATGCGCGGCAGCGTGATCCGCTCCGGGCTCATCCCGTCGGCCGAGAAGAGCTTCGCCGACACGCCGGAGCGCCGGCGCGCGATCAGCGAGGGCATCATCGACCTTCTG encodes:
- the trpB gene encoding tryptophan synthase subunit beta: MQNLPDRHGHFGEFGGRYVAETLMPALVELERAYRVARRDPAFRADLQRYSREYVGRPTPLYFAANLTTRLGGAKIYLKREDLCHTGAHKVNNTLGQALLAVRMGKSRITAETGAGQHGVATATMAALFQRQCEVFMGSLDVERQSLNVFRMKLLGAKVTAVDAGSRSLKDALNEALRDWIATVRDTYYLIGTAAGPHPYPMIVRDFQSVIGREARRQILQYEGRLPDALVACVNGGSNAIGLFYPFIRDHQVRMYGVEAGGLGLNGAAHAATLNAGSVGVLHGNRTYLLQDELGQVRETHSIAAGLDYPGVGPEHAWLKEVGRAQYFTVTDAEALEALRLLAESEGIIPALESAHAVAYAARVAPTMAKDRVIVVNLSGRGDKDMQTVARALGVTP
- the trpA gene encoding tryptophan synthase subunit alpha, with product MSERATSEGAAGTMPKASAIGRGRIARKFAELRTRNEAALVPFIVAGDPSLDATRALVREFQARGADLIELGVPFSDPTADGPANQRAIARGLASGASLTAILATVGELRRETEIPIILYGYYNPILRYGCERLCVDAARAGVDGLLVVDLPPEEAGELARPAHAHGLDLIYLLAPTTPADRARRTARVGSGFLYYVSVTGVTGARTSLAVDLEERVRALRAMTKLPVGVGFGISTPEQAAAVAVFADAVVVGSALSLIIEREGAGSGLPAAVGELVGAMKAAMRAARARAEAAAQG
- the accD gene encoding acetyl-CoA carboxylase, carboxyltransferase subunit beta; its protein translation is MGERTHSEQPSAAQAAAAAEDLWIKCPGCREIAFRKEVERNLNVCLKCGFHHRLTVEQRLAITLDRGTWRELFAEIAAGDPLQFRDSKPYPERLAQAQRACGRNDAVVTGVGKIEGQALALGVMDFNFMGGSMGTAVGEKLFRLVEHALARGLPVVIFCASGGARMQEGALSLMQMAKVAGALGRLRDACLPYFSVMCDPTTGGVAASFAMLGDLNLSEPGALIGFAGRRVIEQTTNQVLPEGFQRAEFLLAHGMLDAIVPRAEMRATLARLLTMLTARPRRRRSTAA
- a CDS encoding folylpolyglutamate synthase/dihydrofolate synthase family protein produces the protein MERMSRTLEWLYSLEGRGEIYKLERMDQALALIGDPHRRLRAVHIAGTKGKGSVAAMLDAVLRAAGLRVGLYTKPHLVQLTERTRIDGAEMPARMMLEYIERLRVIYERAGLALTFFEFTVALMFLYFAEAGVDIAVIETGLGGRLDSTNVVTPLVSVITPIGFDHMDRLGYTISAIAAEKGGIIKPGVPVVIGARDPEARTVLTSIATQRRSAVRLIERDFTYCSHSPAHRLDYSGLGLNLEQVELGVAGPFQHENAAIALAALEALRALGWRLEEGAIRQGLNAVRWPGRFDVVSRRPQVILDCAHNELSISALLETVAMELGPAVRPRLIFGCLEDKQWAKMAAMLAPRVRDATLTRVQPKRPLEPENLLPLFAAQVPARVIREPLRALERVMGESGPDDVILVTGSVYLVGEVYPYFLRRQGRRGLFPEAAI
- the lptD gene encoding LPS assembly protein LptD; this encodes MFAAGALAASAARAQNQTSLILQAHHGPVDVTARRFEYDYKTDTFVATGDAVVTQAASTLSADRIELLRRQHRAAAYGNVHLNDPLGDLFGSEAKVDYANETAELTDGKLIASNHTYRLSGKKIYKLLGQRYKVTDGFFTTCGCGGDTPDWSISGADIDVHVGDKGVARNAHFDVLGHPVIPLPYAIFPTDTSRSSGFLSPRVGTSGLRGFQYVQPFYWAIDKSSDFTIASDVETKMRVGALAEYRLQNGDDDYLRVDGAFMDESLRSQASRVGDVIDNQIADPHIPINRYDIIGTLRQHLTPELTAYADAISVSDSLYLREMNIWTLSRGFGNSYNTMRNAPADFGVIDSFENGFARLGGVWNQDLIQPQEFALQTLPELLVSGRKELFGGFAYADYNLQADNFWRSEGVTGTRLDLNPQLTVPWRLGDYLYGWGGLGMHETVYDVSGHEIAVTPVGTQGLKYNNALSRGVLEQGGMFSRELPYANFGASTIIERIYDVNWKSISKLKHTIEPFVYYNFVPNIDQNDLPLFDEIDRINGRSLLTYGATSRIFIRSAPQVFTNDTSAGESDEEQPVAAAGVGPKAGMVRQIAEFQLLQAYDTSHAVAKGGSRWSDLQATAFVTPPGVSSSIGSQLGYDPRENRISYSSVYLTLQPPGSAAAPSLYMGRALMGSFLQISYNYIAPGPSALEPGVNSNFFEFFTLRAYYDLFDRLGVFVAPSYDIVHGKLLSAEYGVRVKSPCNCWAVDVGVTKSTNPDETAVQFMVTLGGIGSVGQNPFGRSPFQHPVGPLPGLY